One segment of Eschrichtius robustus isolate mEscRob2 chromosome 3, mEscRob2.pri, whole genome shotgun sequence DNA contains the following:
- the ZNF691 gene encoding zinc finger protein 691 — protein MGSEKEQSPEQHLPEEGERGNKPWRVDDSEGSWIPDGEKEHGRASLSEGPRGLYPEKAPQDATVPTGEPEDLSAHPRPEADEKPFICAQCGKTFNNTSNLRTHQRIHTGEKPYKCSECGKSFSRSSNRIRHERIHLEEKHYKCPNCEESFRRHSDLTTHQQDHLGRRPFRCDICGKSFSQSSALAVHYRTHLEPAPYICCECGKSFSNSSSFGVHHRTHTGERPYECAECGRTFSDISNFGAHQRTHRGEKPYRCTLCGKHFSRSSNLIRHQKTHRGEQAGKDAS, from the coding sequence ATGGGCAGTGAGAAGGAGCAGAGCCCAGAACAGCACCTGCCTGAGGAAGGGGAACGGGGTAATAAGCCCTGGAGAGTGGATGACTCAGAGGGTTCTTGGATCCCAGATGGGGAGAAAGAGCATGGGCGAGCAAGCCTGTCAGAGGGGCCACGAGGGCTCTATCCAGAGAAGGCACCGCAGGACGCCACTGTCCCCACTGGAGAGCCAGAGGACCTCTCTGCTCATCCGAGGCCCGAGGCCGATGAGAAGCCCTTTATATGTGCCCAGTGTGGCAAAACCTTCAATAATACCTCCAACCTGAGAACACACCAGCGGATCCACACAGGCGAGAAACCCTACAAGTGTTCTGAGTGTGGCAAGAGCTTCTCGAGGAGCTCCAACCGCATCCGGCACGAGCGGATCCACCTGGAGGAGAAGCACTATAAGTGCCCCAACTGCGAGGAGAGCTTCCGGCGGCACTCGGACCTCACCACGCACCAGCAGGACCACCTGGGCAGGCGGCCCTTCCGCTGCGACATCTGCGGCAAGAGCTTCAGCCAGAGCTCGGCGCTGGCCGTGCACTACCGGACCCACCTGGAGCCGGCGCCCTACATCTGCTGCGAGTGCGGGAAGAGCTTCAGCAACAGCTCCAGCTTCGGCGTGCACCACCGCACCCACACGGGTGAGCGGCCCTATGAGTGCGCCGAGTGCGGGCGGACCTTCAGCGACATCTCCAACTTTGGGGCGCACCAGAGGACCCACAGGGGTGAGAAGCCCTACCGGTGCACGCTGTGCGGGAAGCACTTCTCCCGCAGCTCCAATCTCATCCGCCACCAGAAAACTCACCGAGGAGAGCAGGCTGGGAAAGATGCCAGCTGA